A stretch of the Panicum virgatum strain AP13 chromosome 9N, P.virgatum_v5, whole genome shotgun sequence genome encodes the following:
- the LOC120691990 gene encoding uncharacterized protein LOC120691990, producing MLLVSQAANGSLSARRLPPKPPGPAAPNPYPLFANPRLPRRRLALSGAGADQAPRRGPPAPAAAGEGPSGSSAATEDPVLVRVADDGVPLEGVIQIEKPGDAGAEPKLVSYAKLGLLTGGDVLCLLLFSAIGRFSHGLPVLDADTFKTADPFIAGWLLSAYLLGGFGDDAKGRNGVGSAVITAAKSWVVGIPLGLVIRAVTSGHIPPTPFILVTMGSTGVLLTAWRALVSQILSTGQKQQDDVYRRGSPFELFELLTSLVRRW from the exons ATGCTGCTCGTGAGCCAGGCCGCCAACGGCTCCCtctcggcgcggcggctgccgcCCAAGCCGCcgggccccgccgcgcccaacCCCTACCCGCTCTTCGCCAACCCgcgcctcccgcgccgccgcctcgcgctctccggcgccggcgccgaccaaGCGCCCCGCCGCGGTCCgccggccccggccgccgcgggcgaggGCCCCTccggctcctccgccgccaccgaggaCCCCGTCCTCGTCCGCGTCGCCGACGACGGCGTGCCCCTCGAGGGCGTCATCCAGATAGAGAAGCCCGGGGACGCCGGCGCCGAGCCCAAGCTCGTCTCCTACGC GAAGTTGGGGCTCCTGACCGGCGGGGACGTGCTCTGCCTGCTGCTGTTCTCCGCGATAGGGAGGTTCAGCCACGGGCTGCCCGTGCTCGACGCGGACACGTTCAAGACGGCCGACCCCTTCATTGCTG GGTGGTTGCTcagcgcctacctcctcggTGGATTTGGCGATGATGCAAAAGGGCGTAATGGCGTGGGGAGTGCTGTTATCACCGCGGCTAAATCATGGGTTGTTGGGATACCG TTGGGACTTGTGATCCGAGCAGTGACATCTGGTCATATTCCACCTACTCCTTTTATCTTGGTAACCATGGGAAGTACAGGGGTCTTGTTAACAGCTTGGCGTGCCCTGGTATCTCAAATTCTTTCCACTGGACAAAAGCAGCAGGATGATGTCTACAGGCGTGGAAGTCCTTTTGAGCTTTTTGAG TTACTGACTTCACTGGTGCGGAGGTGGTGA
- the LOC120692996 gene encoding probable zinc metalloprotease EGY3, chloroplastic translates to MASASLASSLLCSSSGSTSRSAAVPRVIRIPLFSKNQYRPPLRPLRSRSVVRRSLQQEQEERTDPASSVSVASGEQQEEETTTASHHVGGEDGAKTSGHAGGAEGGEGEGDGEAKRNTDKQQEVDWKSDEEFKKFMGNPSIEAAIKLEKKRADRKLRELDREPDANPVAGLLRGLAKDQLAREKQRLELAEQTFKALDLNKLKSCFGYDTFFAVDVRRFGDGGIFIGNLRRPVEEVRPKLEKKIAEAAGTEVTLWFMEEKADDITKQVCMVQPKAEIDLQLEVTRLSTTWGYLSAVALAVTTFGTIALMSGFFLKPGATFDDYVSDVLPLFGGFLTILGVSEVATRLTAAKYGVKLSPSFLVPSNWTGCLGVMNNYESLLPNKKALFDIPVARTASAYATSIVLAISAFIADGSFNGGENALFVRPEFFYNNPLLSFVQVVIGPYADELGNVLPNAVEGVGVPVDPLAFAGLLGIVVTSLNLLPIGRLEGGRIAQALFGRGTAALLSFGTSVLLGAGAISGSVLCLAWGLFATFIRGGEEIPAQDEITPLGNDRYAWGFVLAVVCLLTLFPNGGGTYSASFLGDPFFRGGV, encoded by the exons ATGGCGTCTGCTTCTCTCGCGTCTTCACTCTTGTGCAGCAGCAGCGGTTCTACCAGTAGAAGCGCAGCCGTGCCGAGGGTGATCCGGATCCCTCTCTTCTCCAAGAACCAGTACAGGCCGCCTCTTCGGCCTCTCAGGAGTAGATCGGTAGTTAGGCGATCGttgcagcaggagcaggaggagcggaCGGACCCGGCCTCCTCCGTCTCCGTAGCCTCCggcgagcagcaggaggaggagacgaCGACGGCGTCGCATCATGTCGGAGGGGAGGATGGCGCGAAGACATCCGGTCATGCTggaggagcagagggaggcgAAGGAGAAGGCGATGGCGAGGCGAAGAGGAACACGGATAAGCAGCAGGAGGTGGACTGGAAGTCGGACGAGGAGTTCAAGAAGTTCATGGGCAACCCCTCCATCGAGGCCGCCATCAAGCTGGAGAAGAAGCGCGCCGACCGGAAGCTCCGCGAGCTGGACCGCGAGCCCGACGCCAACCCCGTCGCCGGCCTGCTCCGGGGCCTGGCCAAGGACCAGCTGGCGCGGGAGAAGCAGAGGCTGGAGCTGGCGGAGCAGACCTTCAAGGCGCTCGACCTCAACAAG CTCAAGAGCTGTTTCGGGTACGACACGTTCTTCGCGGTGGACGTCCGGCGGTTCGGCGACGGCGGGATCTTCATCGGGAACCTGCGGAGGCCCGTGGAGGAGGTGCGGCCGAAGCTGGAGAAGAAGATCGCCGAGGCCGCCGGGACGGAGGTCACCCTCTGGTTCATGGAGGAGAAGGCCGACGACATCACCAAGCAGGTCTGCATGGTTCAGCCCAAGGCGGAGATCGACCTCCAGCTCGAGGTCACCAGGCTGAGCACGACGTGGGGCTACCTCAGCGCCGTGGCGCTGGCCGTCACGACCTTCGGGACGATCGCCCTCATGAGCGGCTTCTTCCTCAAGCCCGGCGCGACGTTCGACGACTACGTCTCCGACGTGCTCCCTCTGTTCGGCGGCTTCCTCACCATTCTCGGCGTGTCCGAG GTCGCGACGAGGCTGACGGCGGCGAAGTACGGCGTGAAGCTGAGCCCGTCGTTCCTGGTGCCGTCGAACTGGACAGGGTGCCTTGGCGTGATGAACAACTACGAGTCGCTGCTGCCCAACAAGAAGGCCCTGTTCGACATCCCCGTCGCGCGCACGGCCAGCGCGTACGCCACGTCGATCGTGCTCGCCATCTCGGCGTTCATCGCCGACGGCAGCTTCAACGGCGGCGAGAACGCCCT GTTCGTGCGGCCGGAGTTCTTCTACAACAACCCGCTGCTGTCGTTCGTGCAGGTGGTGATCGGGCCGtacgccgacgagctcgggAACGTGCTGCCCAACGCGGTGGAGGGTGTGGGAGTGCCCGTGGACCCGCTGGCCTTCGCGGGGCTCCTGGGCATCGTGGTGACGTCGCTGAACCTGCTCCCGATCGGGCGGCTGGAGGGCGGCCGAATCGCGCAGGCGCTGTTcgggcgcggcacggcggcgctgctctcGTTCGGCACGTCGGTGCTCCTGGGCGCCGGCGCCATCAGCGGCAGCGTGCTGTGCCTGGCGTGGGGCCTCTTCGCCACCTtcatccgcggcggcgaggagatcCCGGCGCAGGACGAGATCACGCCGCTCGGCAACGACCGCTACGCGTGGGGGTTCGTGCTCGCCGTCGTCTGCCTCCTCACGCTCTTCCCCAACGGCGGCGGCACCTACTCCGCCTCCTTCCTCGGGGACCCCTTCTTCAGGGGCGGCGTCTAG